A section of the Eublepharis macularius isolate TG4126 chromosome 1, MPM_Emac_v1.0, whole genome shotgun sequence genome encodes:
- the NDUFAF4 gene encoding NADH dehydrogenase [ubiquinone] 1 alpha subcomplex assembly factor 4 — MMGARVTRVFKLFNLESRAHREIGKAKPAAAPRHPGAASQPDPDQFQEEIKKKDEHLHTLLKDVYVDSRDPPVNVINNERSLPSKTEERRLTKAGQLGHLDVKTIPKGKISVIEALALLNNHNRSPNKWTAETIAKEYSLELKDVTALLTYFIPFSVEIFPPQDKKALQSR, encoded by the exons ATGATGGGCGCCCGGGTGACGCGCGTGTTTAAGCTCTTTAACCTGGAGAGCCGAGCCCACCGCGAGATCGGCAAGGCGAAGCCGGCGGCAGCCCCGCGACACCCCGGCGCAGCTTCCCAGCCCG ACCCTGATCAATTCCAAGAAGAAATTAAGAAGAAAGATGAACATCTTCATACATTATTAAAAGATGTTTATGTTGATTCCAGAGATCCACCTGTGAAT GTAATAAACAATGAAAGAAGTCTCCCATCTAAAACAGAGGAGCGCCGACTTACAAAAGCTGGCCAGCTTGGTCACCTAGATGTTAAGACTATTCCCAAAGGCAAAATCTCAGTAATTGAGGCTTTGGCCCTTCTCAATAATCATAATCGTTCTCCAAATAAATGGACTGCAGAGACCATAGCAAAGGAATATAGTCTAGAACTGAAGGATGTGACTGCCCTCTTAACATATTTCATTCCTTTTTCTGTGGAGATCTTTCCTCCTCAAGACAAGAAAGCCTTACAATCTAGATAA